In the genome of Cupriavidus taiwanensis, one region contains:
- a CDS encoding YceH family protein, which produces MPSTPESDPTPSNDRPARAALRALTPVEGRVLGVLVEKQHTVPDTYPLSLNALASGCNQKTARAPVMNVSEAEILEAIDGLKGLSLVFEGSSSRVPRFEHNMQRALGVPSQSVALLAMLLLRGPQTAAELRLNTARLHSFADISSVEAFLDELASQAPPRVVRLPRAPGARENRWMHLLSGEASAAAAAEDSGRGADGDAAPSAELEQLRAEQQALTEKVARLQGLVEHMAAQLGISAEEFLG; this is translated from the coding sequence ATGCCATCCACCCCTGAATCCGATCCGACCCCGTCCAACGACCGTCCCGCGCGCGCGGCATTGCGCGCCCTCACGCCAGTCGAAGGACGCGTGCTGGGTGTGCTGGTCGAAAAGCAGCACACCGTACCCGATACCTACCCGCTGTCGCTCAACGCGCTGGCTTCCGGCTGCAACCAGAAGACTGCGCGCGCGCCGGTGATGAACGTCAGCGAGGCCGAGATCCTTGAGGCCATCGACGGCCTCAAGGGCCTGAGCCTGGTCTTCGAAGGCAGCAGCAGCCGCGTGCCGCGCTTCGAGCACAACATGCAGCGGGCGCTCGGCGTGCCGAGCCAGTCGGTCGCGCTGCTGGCGATGCTGCTGCTGCGCGGCCCGCAGACGGCCGCGGAACTGCGCCTGAATACCGCGCGCCTGCACAGCTTTGCCGACATTTCCTCGGTCGAGGCCTTCCTCGACGAGCTGGCCAGCCAGGCGCCGCCGCGCGTGGTGCGCCTGCCGCGTGCCCCCGGCGCCCGCGAAAACCGCTGGATGCATCTGCTGAGCGGCGAAGCCAGCGCCGCCGCGGCGGCCGAAGACAGCGGGCGTGGCGCCGACGGCGACGCCGCACCGTCGGCGGAGCTGGAACAGCTGCGCGCCGAGCAGCAGGCCCTCACCGAAAAAGTGGCAAGGCTGCAGGGCCTGGTCGAACATATGGCCGCGCAGCTTGGCATCTCTGCGGAAGAGTTTCTCGGCTGA
- a CDS encoding patatin-like phospholipase family protein: MDKTAFVFAGGGSLGAIQVGMLRELAAWGVRPDIVIGASAGAINGAYFACNPGLNGAQRLEELWRAIRRTDILPWSWRSVWNMFGGSRGHLVEATGLRSLLSRHFGPRNLEAAELPLHVVATDMQSGDEVVLSSGSIVDAVLASAAIPGVFPPVQFGGRTLIDGGVANNTPVSTAIRLGATRVIVLPAGFTCAERRPPRGALEHAFNALSLLVARQLVHDLQHFSSQAQISVVPPLCPLDISPYDYSRCGELIDRAAATTAEWLRAKGLDTPRIPGALAPHSHDETAPSCSADIPAAAPH, from the coding sequence ATGGACAAGACAGCCTTCGTATTCGCCGGCGGCGGAAGCCTGGGTGCGATCCAGGTCGGGATGCTGCGTGAACTGGCGGCCTGGGGCGTGAGGCCGGATATCGTGATCGGCGCTTCGGCCGGCGCCATCAACGGCGCCTACTTTGCCTGCAACCCGGGCCTGAACGGCGCGCAGCGGCTCGAGGAGCTCTGGCGGGCGATCCGGCGCACGGACATCCTGCCGTGGAGTTGGCGCAGTGTCTGGAACATGTTCGGCGGCAGCCGCGGCCATCTCGTGGAGGCGACGGGTTTGCGCAGCCTGCTGTCACGGCATTTCGGGCCGCGCAACCTTGAGGCCGCCGAACTGCCGCTGCACGTGGTGGCGACCGACATGCAGAGCGGCGACGAGGTGGTGCTGTCCAGTGGCAGCATCGTCGACGCGGTGCTGGCCAGCGCCGCCATCCCCGGCGTCTTTCCGCCGGTGCAGTTCGGGGGCCGTACCCTGATCGACGGCGGCGTGGCCAACAATACGCCGGTGTCGACCGCGATTCGCCTGGGCGCCACCCGCGTGATCGTGCTGCCGGCGGGCTTTACCTGCGCCGAGCGCCGTCCGCCGCGCGGCGCGCTGGAGCATGCGTTCAACGCGCTCTCGCTGCTGGTGGCGCGCCAGCTGGTGCACGACCTGCAGCACTTCTCCAGCCAGGCGCAGATCAGCGTGGTTCCGCCGCTGTGCCCGCTCGACATCTCGCCCTACGACTACTCACGCTGCGGCGAACTGATCGACCGCGCTGCAGCCACCACGGCCGAGTGGCTGCGCGCCAAGGGCCTCGACACTCCACGCATCCCCGGCGCGCTCGCCCCGCATTCGCATGACGAGACGGCACCGAGCTGCAGTGCCGACATTCCGGCGGCAGCACCGCACTGA
- a CDS encoding TetR/AcrR family transcriptional regulator yields MPSQAERSASTRQSLLEAAATLLIEQGYAAFAEARVCELAGTSRGSLRHHFPEGRYDLLPAMLKLLLEREAERLAALGPLGPSLRLHLMLHVLAHRPQRHASLAILEVWMATRGDIRLARAVHEPLAAVPQRLFGQPPDAPPQPEWLALRCFLHGATLHSFAPDYDAQQLSEAVRWLIAQLPRPDGLDAVLARMQAQPR; encoded by the coding sequence ATGCCCAGCCAAGCCGAACGCAGCGCCAGTACCCGCCAGTCCCTGCTCGAAGCCGCCGCGACCCTGCTCATCGAGCAAGGCTACGCGGCCTTTGCCGAAGCGCGCGTGTGCGAGCTGGCGGGCACCAGCCGCGGCTCGCTGCGCCACCACTTTCCGGAAGGGCGCTACGACCTGCTGCCGGCCATGCTGAAGTTGCTGCTCGAGCGCGAAGCCGAGCGCCTGGCTGCGCTCGGGCCGCTGGGCCCGTCACTGCGCCTGCACCTGATGCTGCATGTGCTGGCACACCGGCCGCAACGGCATGCCTCGCTGGCGATTCTGGAGGTGTGGATGGCAACGCGCGGCGACATCCGTCTTGCCCGCGCCGTGCACGAACCGCTGGCGGCGGTGCCGCAGCGGCTGTTCGGCCAGCCGCCGGACGCACCGCCACAGCCGGAATGGCTGGCACTGCGCTGTTTCCTGCACGGCGCCACCCTGCACAGCTTCGCGCCGGACTACGATGCGCAGCAACTGTCCGAGGCCGTGCGCTGGCTGATCGCGCAGCTGCCACGGCCCGACGGCCTGGACGCGGTGCTGGCCCGGATGCAGGCCCAGCCGCGCTAG
- a CDS encoding Hpt domain-containing protein has translation MDAAEAQSGPRALLLAPPGDPGRLADTARILHDLGFVVRIDVGAPEADMAADVELVMASAAAGVPSSLMHAWRVRGAVCAVVLPPGAVPAAGADAGVATLAAPVTEATLLAMLAGQHYVALSPREGAGIAGAIAAQTFGNPAFARELLHALVTSTRDDLAQLRRAGPDLEAVRGVAHRLKASAHYVGCHALRLTAQRLEHAARDGDAGMATVLAAIVAPTAARLLALLASLPPAGHSDNAPQK, from the coding sequence GTGGACGCGGCCGAAGCGCAGTCCGGCCCCAGAGCCTTGCTCCTTGCACCCCCCGGCGACCCGGGCCGGCTCGCGGATACCGCCCGGATCCTGCATGACCTCGGCTTTGTGGTGCGGATCGACGTGGGCGCGCCAGAGGCGGATATGGCCGCCGATGTCGAACTGGTGATGGCGAGCGCGGCTGCCGGGGTGCCTTCGTCGCTGATGCATGCATGGCGCGTCCGCGGCGCGGTTTGCGCCGTGGTGTTGCCGCCGGGCGCGGTACCGGCGGCTGGCGCAGACGCCGGCGTGGCCACTCTGGCCGCGCCGGTCACCGAAGCGACCTTGCTCGCCATGCTGGCCGGCCAGCACTACGTGGCGCTGTCCCCGCGCGAGGGCGCCGGCATCGCCGGGGCCATTGCCGCGCAGACCTTCGGCAACCCGGCATTCGCCAGGGAACTGCTGCATGCGCTGGTGACCTCGACCCGCGATGACCTGGCGCAACTGCGCCGGGCCGGGCCGGACCTCGAGGCGGTGCGGGGCGTAGCGCACCGGCTCAAGGCCTCCGCCCACTATGTCGGTTGCCATGCGCTGCGGCTGACGGCGCAGCGGCTCGAGCATGCCGCCCGCGACGGCGATGCAGGCATGGCCACGGTGCTGGCAGCGATCGTGGCGCCAACGGCGGCACGGCTGCTCGCGCTGCTGGCCAGTCTGCCTCCCGCAGGTCATTCCGATAACGCCCCGCAAAAATAG
- a CDS encoding response regulator transcription factor — MTTILIVDDHPPVRAVLKTHFSQVLGITHVLEADNGQAAIEIVRQYMPDVVILDLDIPKINGLDVIPRLKASHPTVRILVISGQDQNAFAPRARHAGAHGFVSKTQELAEIVRCTESVLAGYTVMPEIDHGKSGLADEAERLASLSDKELVVMQMLAKGMSNKEIGQVLFISNKTVSTHKTRVMEKLGAKSIVDVIDFARRHHIAVG; from the coding sequence TTGACCACAATCCTGATCGTCGATGACCACCCGCCCGTGCGTGCCGTACTCAAGACGCACTTTTCCCAGGTGCTGGGCATCACCCACGTGCTCGAGGCGGACAATGGCCAGGCGGCCATCGAGATCGTGCGGCAATACATGCCCGACGTGGTCATCCTGGACCTGGATATTCCCAAGATCAACGGGCTGGACGTGATTCCGCGCCTCAAGGCCAGCCATCCCACGGTGCGAATCCTGGTGATCTCGGGCCAGGACCAGAACGCCTTCGCCCCCCGCGCGCGCCATGCCGGCGCCCATGGCTTTGTCAGCAAGACGCAGGAGCTGGCCGAAATCGTGCGGTGCACGGAGTCGGTGCTGGCGGGCTATACGGTGATGCCGGAGATCGACCACGGCAAATCCGGGCTGGCCGACGAAGCCGAACGGCTGGCCTCGCTGTCGGACAAGGAACTGGTGGTCATGCAGATGCTGGCCAAGGGCATGTCGAACAAGGAAATCGGGCAGGTTTTGTTTATTTCCAACAAGACCGTCAGCACGCACAAGACCCGGGTGATGGAAAAACTGGGGGCAAAATCGATTGTCGATGTCATCGATTTTGCGCGGCGCCACCATATTGCGGTGGGATAG
- a CDS encoding PAS domain-containing sensor histidine kinase, with translation MAMAMAMAIGLWHGALTAALAATVPASAPAAHSHAHLLGWSTGVLCVLTPCLLAWIIALYREVRRRRAAETALQDCVAIQTALLDGIPQPVYLRDAALRLIACNRSYEELLGATRGSLLGQPLDAVLSAHPLATDMAELARDYRQVVEGGAPLHADRCLHLGDRTLHVLNWLTPLRGADGSIKGLAGGCVDLTERHQMLAELAQAKTEAEAANRTKSAFLASVSHEIRTPMNAITGMLELTLAQCQLPDEQRLQLVTAHKSALGLLALIDDLLDLSKLEAGKFSIHPAPASLSGLVDDTLLIFGPVAAQKGLPLTSGVSAALAPLHQVDALRFRQILANLVSNAVRFTDSGTVHVRLDAQAPCDGVQHVMLTVSDSGVGIPFEAQVRLFQPFEQVHGCARTHAGGTGLGLAICRRLATAMGGGITLTSQPGRGTRVLVSLPLQIASAPQPAEPAPPLPVAGCPRRGACILVIDDHAPNRLLLQRQLEHLGHRVSTACDGCEALAALDRDKFDVIICDCAMPVMDGLAFTRAVRARGDANHRVPIVGCTASAAASDHAAALDAGMNAVVVKPVGLQALDAAVSQARGGRPPPPSRTRQPEPAGPGPGQDLAPSAGMVSEDSSRDEAAPGVRASWCAVCRAMNVQCDRIDLPED, from the coding sequence ATGGCCATGGCCATGGCCATGGCCATCGGCCTGTGGCATGGCGCGCTGACCGCGGCGCTGGCGGCGACCGTGCCGGCGTCCGCGCCAGCGGCGCATTCGCATGCGCACCTGCTGGGCTGGTCCACCGGGGTGCTCTGCGTCCTCACGCCATGCCTGCTGGCGTGGATCATCGCGCTGTACCGCGAGGTGCGCCGACGCCGTGCCGCCGAAACCGCCCTGCAAGACTGCGTTGCCATCCAGACCGCGCTGCTTGACGGCATTCCGCAGCCGGTCTACCTGCGCGACGCGGCGTTGCGGCTCATCGCCTGCAACCGCAGCTATGAGGAACTGCTTGGCGCCACGCGCGGCAGCCTGCTGGGACAGCCGCTGGACGCCGTGCTGTCGGCACACCCCCTTGCCACCGATATGGCCGAGCTGGCTCGCGACTACCGCCAGGTCGTCGAAGGCGGCGCACCGCTGCACGCGGACCGGTGCCTGCACCTGGGCGACCGCACGCTGCACGTACTGAACTGGCTGACCCCGCTGCGCGGCGCCGACGGCTCCATCAAGGGCCTGGCCGGCGGCTGCGTCGACCTGACCGAGCGCCACCAGATGCTGGCCGAGCTGGCCCAGGCCAAGACCGAGGCGGAAGCCGCCAACCGCACCAAGTCCGCGTTCCTGGCGTCGGTCAGCCACGAGATCCGCACGCCGATGAATGCCATCACCGGCATGCTCGAGCTGACGCTGGCGCAATGCCAGTTGCCGGACGAGCAGCGGCTGCAGCTGGTCACCGCGCACAAGTCGGCACTGGGGCTGCTGGCGCTGATCGATGACCTCCTCGACCTGTCCAAGCTGGAGGCCGGCAAGTTCAGCATCCACCCGGCGCCAGCGTCGCTGTCAGGGCTGGTCGACGATACCCTGCTGATCTTCGGGCCCGTGGCCGCGCAAAAGGGCTTGCCCCTGACCAGCGGCGTCAGCGCCGCGCTGGCGCCGCTGCATCAGGTCGACGCGCTGCGCTTCCGGCAGATCCTGGCCAACCTGGTGTCCAATGCGGTGCGCTTCACCGACAGCGGCACGGTCCACGTCCGCCTGGACGCGCAGGCGCCCTGCGACGGCGTCCAGCACGTCATGCTGACGGTCTCCGACAGCGGTGTCGGCATTCCCTTCGAAGCCCAGGTCCGGCTGTTCCAGCCGTTCGAGCAGGTGCATGGCTGCGCGCGCACCCATGCCGGCGGCACCGGGCTGGGACTGGCCATCTGCCGGCGCCTGGCCACTGCCATGGGCGGCGGCATCACGCTCACCAGCCAGCCGGGCCGGGGCACGCGCGTGCTGGTGTCGCTGCCGCTGCAAATCGCCAGCGCACCGCAGCCGGCCGAGCCGGCGCCGCCATTGCCCGTGGCGGGTTGTCCGCGGCGCGGCGCCTGCATCCTGGTCATCGATGACCACGCCCCCAATCGCCTGCTGCTGCAACGCCAGCTGGAACACCTGGGCCACCGCGTCAGCACGGCATGCGATGGCTGCGAAGCGCTGGCCGCGCTGGACCGCGACAAATTCGACGTGATCATTTGCGACTGCGCCATGCCGGTGATGGACGGCCTCGCCTTCACGCGCGCGGTGCGGGCCCGCGGCGACGCCAACCACCGCGTGCCCATCGTCGGCTGCACCGCCAGTGCCGCCGCCAGCGACCACGCCGCGGCCCTGGACGCGGGCATGAACGCGGTGGTGGTCAAGCCGGTGGGCCTGCAGGCCCTGGATGCCGCCGTGTCGCAGGCGCGCGGCGGCCGGCCGCCGCCGCCGTCCAGGACGCGGCAGCCGGAACCAGCCGGCCCCGGCCCGGGGCAAGACCTGGCGCCGTCTGCCGGCATGGTGAGCGAGGACAGTTCCCGCGACGAAGCCGCCCCCGGCGTGCGAGCATCGTGGTGTGCGGTCTGCCGCGCGATGAACGTGCAGTGCGACCGCATCGATCTGCCCGAGGACTGA
- a CDS encoding Lrp/AsnC family transcriptional regulator, protein MQSIELDRTDRRLLGVLQEHGRASNLELAEAIALSPAQTLRRHRRLEEAGLVKRYEARLDAAALGFGVVAFIHVTMERGHIRDLSNFKRLVAELAQIQECFSVTGDIDYVLKVVARDLKSLSDFLLDTLMRIPGVSGVKSSVCLDEIKCTSAVPMES, encoded by the coding sequence GTGCAATCAATCGAGCTGGACCGCACCGATCGCCGCTTGCTCGGGGTGCTGCAGGAGCACGGGCGGGCATCCAACCTGGAACTGGCCGAGGCCATCGCGCTGTCGCCGGCGCAGACCTTGCGGCGCCACCGCCGGCTGGAAGAGGCCGGGCTGGTCAAGCGCTACGAGGCGCGGCTGGACGCCGCGGCGCTGGGCTTCGGCGTGGTGGCCTTTATCCATGTGACGATGGAGCGGGGCCATATCCGCGACCTGTCCAACTTCAAGCGGCTGGTGGCGGAACTGGCGCAGATCCAGGAGTGCTTCTCGGTGACGGGCGATATCGACTACGTGCTGAAGGTGGTCGCCCGCGACCTGAAATCGCTGTCGGATTTCCTGCTGGATACGCTGATGCGCATTCCGGGCGTCAGCGGCGTGAAGTCGAGCGTGTGCCTGGACGAGATCAAGTGCACCAGCGCGGTGCCGATGGAGTCCTGA
- the hppD gene encoding 4-hydroxyphenylpyruvate dioxygenase produces MADLFDNPMQLMGFEFVEFASPTPNLLEPLFEQMGFTLVAKHRSKDVVLYRQGEVNFIVNREPHSHAAYFAAEHGPSACGMAFRVKDSHKAYARALALGAQPVEIPTGPMELRLPAIKGIGGAPLYLIDRFEEGKSIYDIDFEFIEGVDRHPVGHGLKLIDHLTHNVYRGRMAYWANFYEKLFNFREIRYFDIQGEYTGLASKAMTAPDGKIRIPLNEESSKGAGQIEEFLMAFNGEGIQHIAFLTDNLIEVIDRLQLAGVPLMTAPNDYYYEALDTRLPGHGQPVEQLKSRGILLDGTTEGGKPRLLLQIFSKTALGPVFFEFIQRQGDEGFGEGNFKALFESLERDQIERGTLKVEA; encoded by the coding sequence ATGGCCGACCTGTTTGACAATCCGATGCAGCTGATGGGCTTCGAATTCGTGGAATTCGCCTCGCCCACCCCCAACCTGCTTGAGCCGCTGTTCGAGCAGATGGGCTTCACGCTGGTGGCAAAGCACCGTTCCAAGGACGTGGTGCTCTACCGCCAGGGCGAAGTGAACTTCATCGTCAATCGCGAACCGCACAGCCACGCCGCCTACTTTGCCGCCGAGCACGGCCCCAGCGCCTGCGGCATGGCTTTCCGCGTCAAGGATTCGCACAAGGCCTATGCCCGCGCGCTGGCGCTAGGCGCGCAGCCGGTCGAGATCCCGACCGGCCCGATGGAGCTGCGCCTGCCGGCGATCAAGGGCATCGGCGGCGCGCCGCTGTACCTGATCGACCGCTTCGAGGAAGGCAAGTCCATCTATGACATCGACTTCGAGTTCATCGAGGGCGTCGACCGCCACCCGGTCGGCCACGGCCTCAAGCTGATCGACCACCTGACCCACAACGTCTACCGTGGCCGCATGGCCTATTGGGCCAACTTCTACGAAAAGCTGTTCAACTTCCGCGAAATCCGCTACTTCGACATCCAGGGCGAATACACCGGCCTGGCCTCCAAGGCCATGACCGCGCCGGATGGTAAAATCCGCATTCCGCTGAACGAGGAATCGTCCAAGGGCGCCGGACAGATCGAAGAGTTCCTGATGGCCTTCAACGGCGAAGGCATCCAGCACATCGCCTTCCTGACCGACAACCTGATCGAGGTCATCGACCGCCTGCAACTGGCCGGCGTGCCGCTGATGACCGCGCCGAACGACTACTACTACGAGGCGCTCGACACCCGCCTGCCCGGCCACGGCCAGCCCGTCGAGCAACTGAAGTCGCGCGGCATCCTGCTGGACGGCACCACCGAAGGCGGCAAGCCCCGTCTGCTGCTGCAGATCTTCTCCAAGACCGCGCTCGGCCCGGTGTTCTTCGAGTTCATCCAGCGCCAGGGCGACGAAGGCTTCGGCGAAGGCAACTTCAAGGCACTGTTCGAGTCGCTGGAACGCGACCAGATCGAACGCGGCACGCTCAAGGTCGAGGCCTGA